A genomic window from Eleginops maclovinus isolate JMC-PN-2008 ecotype Puerto Natales chromosome 9, JC_Emac_rtc_rv5, whole genome shotgun sequence includes:
- the sgta gene encoding small glutamine-rich tetratricopeptide repeat-containing protein alpha, whose product MTDNKRLAFSIIHFLHDQLKSGNLSSGAQESLEVAVQCLETAFEVSTDDQTLAVPMTLPEIFASATAGFPVESQVNNNSPSQQPPNTISEDQKEEAEVLKTDGNDQMKVENYGAAVEFYSKAIALNPQNAVYYCNRAAAYSKLGNYAGAVQDCEQAISIDPNYSKAYGRMGLALASLNKHTEAATYYKKALELDPDNDTYKTNLKIAEEKMETSSPTAGMGGVDLAGLLSNPGFMNMASSLMNNPQVQQLMSGMMSGAYGGMPGGGAGMPGGAGGMPGGMPGGMPGGMPGGMPGGMPGGMPGGMPGGMPGGMPAGLPGGLGGLGGLGGSAAPPGPAAGAGDLSGLIQAGQQFAQQMQQQNPELIEQLRSQIRNRTPSAGNEEQP is encoded by the exons ATGACAGACAACAAGCGTCTCGCCTTCTCCATTATCCATTTCCTTCATGATCAGCTCAAGTCAGGGAACCTGTCTTCAGGGGCCCAGGAGAGTCTGGAAG TTGCTGTTCAGTGTTTGGAGACAGCCTTTGAAGTTTCGACTGATGACCAGACCCTCGCCGTGCCCATGACGTTACCGGAGATCTTCGCCTCAGCCACAGCAGGG TTTCCGGTTGAGTCGCAGGTCAACAACAATTCCCCTTCTCAACAACCTCCAAACACCATCAGCGAGGATCAGAAAGAAGAGGCAGAGGTGCTCAAAACCGATG GTAACGACCAAATGAAAGTGGAAAACTACGGAGCTGCTGTTGAGTTTTACTCGAAAGCCATCGCACTCAACCCTCAGAACGCGGTCTATTACTGCAACAG GGCTGCAGCGTACAGCAAACTAGGTAACTATGCGGGAGCCGTGCAGGACTGTGAGCAGGCCATCAGCATCGACCCAAACTACAGCAAAGCCTACGGGAGGATGGG TTTGGCACTGGCCAGccttaacaaacacacagaagcagcGACATATTACAAGAAAGCTCTGGAGCTCGACCCCGACAATGACACGTACAAAACTAACCTGAAGATTGCAGAGGAGAAGATGGAAACGTCCAGTCCA ACAGCAGGGATGGGTGGAGTGGATCTGGCCGGTCTGCTCAGTAACCCCGGCTTCATGAACATG GCGTCCTCTCTGATGAACAATCCTCAGGTCCAGCAGCT GATGTCAGGGATGATGTCAGGAGCGTATGGTGGGATGCCAGGAGGAGGTGCTGGAATgccaggaggagcaggaggaatgCCAGGAGGAATGCCAGGAGGAATGCCAGGAGGAATGCCAGGTGGAATGCCAGGTGGAATGCCAGGAGGAATGCCAGGAGGAATGCCAGGAGGAATGCCAGGAGGAATGCCAGCAGGCTTGCCAGGAGGACTGGGAGGACTTGGAGGACTAGGAGGAAGTGCAGCACCACCTGGACCTGCTGCTGGAGCGGGAGATTTATCAGGACTAATCCAGGC AGGTCAGCAGTTTGCTcagcagatgcagcagcagaaCCCCGAACTCATCGAGCAGCTGAGGAGTCAAATCCGCAACCGAACACCCAGCGCTGGAAACGAGGAGCAGCCATGA